Genomic segment of Acuticoccus sediminis:
GCAGCGAGTGCGGGCGACCGGCAGCGTCGAGCCGGCCCGGATCGGCGGGTATCGCAAGCCGCTGCTGGCCGCTCACGAGGCAACGATCCGGGAGCTGGTGGCGGCAAACGGGAGCATCACGCTCGTCGAGCTGAGGGCGGCCATCATCGCGCGCGGCGGCCCGGCGGTGTCGCTGTGGGCGGTCTGGTCGATGCTGCAACGGCTCGGGCTCAGGCACAAAAAAAGTCGCTGAAGGCGGCAGAGCAGAACCGCCCCGACGTCGCGAAGGCGCGCCGGCGCTGGCGCGGTTTCCAGGGTTTCATGGATCCGGACCGCTTCGTCTTTCTCGACGAGACCGGAGCCTCAACCAACATGGTCCGCCGCACGGGCTGGGCCCCGAAGTCCGAGCGGCTCGTCGACCACACCCCGCACGGACACTGGCACACGACGACGTTCGTCGCTGGCCTCCGGGCGTCTGGGATCGTCGCGCCGCTCGTGCTGACCGGGCCGATGAACGGGCGGACCTTCCTCGCCTATGCCGAGCAGTTCCTCGCGCCAGCACTCTCGCCGGGCGACGTCGTGGTGATGGACAACCTCGCGGCGCACAAGGTCGCCGGGGTGCGCGAGGCGATCGCCGCGGCCGGCGCCAGCATCCTCTACCTGCCGCCCTACAGCCCCGACCTCAACCCGATCGAGATGGCCTTCGCCAAGCTGAAGGCGCTCCTGCGAAAGGCGGCCGCACGAACCCGCGACGAACTGTGGGATACGATTGGCGCACTCCTCGCCCGCTTCGATCCCGACGAATGTCGCCGCTACATCCGCCACTGCGGCTATGAGTACGACTGAGCCGAAAGTGCTCTAAGGACCTTAATGTGCGCGCTCCATTTCTGATGGCACAAGAGATATTTGTATGTTCTTCGAACATTTTCTCAATGTTAATGCCGGGTGCCCAGTTGAATCTTTTGCCATAACGGTCGTCTTGTCCAAGTCTTGGTCGTATCCCATATAATAATAGTCTTCCCAGGCTTGCGACGCTCCCGGGTTGTTCAGACCGGTGGCCGCCCCGAGCAGGCGGACCGTCAGCGCATGTGACGCGTCCCCAGAAAGGATTCCCTTGAGCAACGGCGAGAGAAGACCGGACAAGAAACTCAAGTCGGCGGACCCGAGCGCGAAGAAGGCGAAAAAGACCGCCGGACCCAAGTATCTGCGCGACACCATGGCGGCGAGTCCCAGCGTTGCGAAGCTCGATGGCCGAAAGAACAAATCATGAGCAACGGCAGCATCAGCGATCCCATCCAGATGATGTACGATGCCGATTTCGCTGCCCCGGCGGAGATCTTCGTGTCCCGCCACGCCGGTTCCAAACGTGGAAGCCTCGGCTATCACCGCTTCGCGACCGCCGAGCAGGCGATCTATTTCGCCATCGAAAACTTCTCGCATCTTCGTGCCGATGAGGTCGTTATGGCGGTCAACGAGAAGCGCTTCAATCTTACGTCGCTGCGCGCGCTCGGACGCGTCAATCGGCAGGATGCCTCCCGTTCGGCGGAAGGCCACCGACGAGGCGCTTTCGGGCGGTCTCTGTTCGCGGTCTGACGGTCCTTTCGCCGGAAGAAATTACCTTCCGGCGTGCGCATCTCGCCCTTGCCTTTCCAAGCCTTGAACAGAGTGAGTTCCCGTTGAGTACCGAATGCCCTCCGAGCACTCGGAGCAGCTGCCCTGCGCCGGTGGACGCACTCCCGCGTGGCGCGATCCATCCCGATGAGATCGGCCGCGCGTTGAAGGTCTACGGGCAGCCGAGGACGGGCCGAAGCCTGTTCGAGGTGGGCGCCTCGGTCCTCCCCTTCGTCGCGATCTGGATCGCGATGTGGGCCGCGCTCGTCCACGTCGGCTACTGGCTCGTCCTGTTGCTGGCGGTTCCGGCCGCCGGGTTCCTCGTCCGCCTGTTCCTCATCCAGCACGACTGCGGGCACAGCTCGGTATTTCGTCGCCAGTGGGCGAACGATTGGCTCGGGCGTGTTCTCGGGGTCATCACGCTGACGCCCTACGATCACTGGCGCCGCACACACGCGTTGCACCATGCCGGATCCGGCAATCTCGAGCGCCGCGGCATCGGCGACGTCGCGACGCTCACGGTGCGCGAGTATCGCGCGCTCGGCCGGTTCGGAAGGCTGCGCTACCGGCTCTACCGCCATCCGGCGATCCTGTTCGGCATCGGCCCGCTGTTCGTGTTCGTTCTCCATCATCGCCTCCCGATCGGCTTCATGCAGAGCGGGGCAATGCACTGGACGAGCACGATGGGGACCAACGCCGCCATCGCCGGCGTGACGGCCGTCCTGATCTGGATCGTCGGGGTCGGTCCGTTTCTTGCGATCCACGGCCCGATCGCCTTCCTCGGCGCTGCGGCCGGGGTCTGGCTCTTCTACGTCCAGCACCAGTTCGAGCACACGTACTGGGATGCCCCGCCGAGCTGGCGCCGACCGGTGGCGGCGCTCGAGGGGAGCTCCCACTACCATCTGCCGGGGGTCCTGCGCTGGCTGACGGCGAACATCGGTATCCACCATGTCCACCATCTCTCGAGCCGCATTCCCCATTACCGGCTCCCTGAGGTGCTTCGCGATCATCCCGAACTCGACGCGATGAACCGACTGACGATCGCGGACAGCCTCAGAAGTGTCCGCCTGTCGCTCTGGGACGAGGACCGCCGACGCCTCGTCCCGTTCTCCACCGCACGACTGTCGTAAGCCCTCGGGGCGGGACGCCGGGGCGGCTCGATCCGTCTCCCCCCGCGGCCCTGGCTGTCCGGGCGACCAACGCCACTCAATCCGAAAGGATCTGCCACTTGAAGACCCATCACGCCGAGGCACCGAGCCACATCTACGCGGTCGGTCAGTCTGTCCGCTTCCGCAACAGGATGGATCGGCCGCCGCATTCGCCGGAGGATTTCAGGATCACCCGCACGCTGCCGCCCGTCGGTGGCCTCTTTCAGTACTCCATCCGCAGTGAGGCCGAGCCGTATGAGCGGGTCGCGACGGAGGACAGGCTCGAACTTCTACCGCCATCGGGCGGTGTGCGCGGCTCGCTGTCGGACCGCGTCTTCGGCGGCGGCTGACCCCGCCGACACGCCACCGCACAGGTCGCCACCGCCCGAGGGGTTGCCGGCCCCGCCTGATTCGGCGGGGACCGCCGTGTTTAGGACAGCTAGGCGCACCCGCCCGAGAGTGGGTGCCATGCCGATGAGCCGCTAGGAGAGCCTGCGAGTGCTGCACGACTCTGCGAAGGAGCAGGCGCGACGAGGACGGAAGCCGAGGATTGCCTTTGGGATTTTGCCCGCGTCGCGCCCAATCCCGGCCGGCTGCGGGCGAGGGTTTATGTCCCGGAGGAGCTTCCCGCGCGCGCCCTCTCATCGTCGTCCTCCACGGCAGCCTTTAGTCCGCGGCCGAGTACGACGATGGGACCGGCTGGTCGGACCCTTGCCGACCGGCATGGCTTCGCCCTTCTCTTCCCGCAGCAGCGGCGGCAGAACAACGCGTTTCTCGGCTTCAACTGGGTCCGGCGCGGCGACAGCCGCCGGAACCTCGGCGAGCCGGTGTCGATCGTCGCCATGATCAGGGCCGTCGGGGCGCATTGCCACTGCGATCCCCGCCGCGTCTTCGTGACGGGCCTGTCGTCGGGCGGGGCGATGACGTCCGTACTGTCCGATCACGGGGACGGCTTCCCTTTCTTAATGAGGTTGACGCCCTTCCGCCGACACCGGCTCGCCAAAGCCGGCGTGCCGGTTAGCGTGTCAGCAATTCGTTGACACATGTCAGTGGATTGCTTACATAGTCCGGTGCCGATCAGATCGTTCAAATCCAAGCCGCTGGCCGATCTCTGGAGCAAGGGCAGCACAGGCAGGATCGACAAGCGGATGCACGCGAGGATCCTCCGGCGCCTGGACCGGCTCGATGTCGCGGCCAGCGCCGAGGAGATGAACCTCCCCGGTTTTGACT
This window contains:
- a CDS encoding IS630 family transposase (programmed frameshift), with the translated sequence MAPLSHDLRVRLARAVDAGGSARQVAARFDVSPSTVVKLMQRVRATGSVEPARIGGYRKPLLAAHEATIRELVAANGSITLVELRAAIIARGGPAVSLWAVWSMLQRLGLRHKKKSLKAAEQNRPDVAKARRRWRGFQGFMDPDRFVFLDETGASTNMVRRTGWAPKSERLVDHTPHGHWHTTTFVAGLRASGIVAPLVLTGPMNGRTFLAYAEQFLAPALSPGDVVVMDNLAAHKVAGVREAIAAAGASILYLPPYSPDLNPIEMAFAKLKALLRKAAARTRDELWDTIGALLARFDPDECRRYIRHCGYEYD
- a CDS encoding fatty acid desaturase, whose product is MDALPRGAIHPDEIGRALKVYGQPRTGRSLFEVGASVLPFVAIWIAMWAALVHVGYWLVLLLAVPAAGFLVRLFLIQHDCGHSSVFRRQWANDWLGRVLGVITLTPYDHWRRTHALHHAGSGNLERRGIGDVATLTVREYRALGRFGRLRYRLYRHPAILFGIGPLFVFVLHHRLPIGFMQSGAMHWTSTMGTNAAIAGVTAVLIWIVGVGPFLAIHGPIAFLGAAAGVWLFYVQHQFEHTYWDAPPSWRRPVAALEGSSHYHLPGVLRWLTANIGIHHVHHLSSRIPHYRLPEVLRDHPELDAMNRLTIADSLRSVRLSLWDEDRRRLVPFSTARLS
- a CDS encoding PHB depolymerase family esterase; this encodes MGPAGRTLADRHGFALLFPQQRRQNNAFLGFNWVRRGDSRRNLGEPVSIVAMIRAVGAHCHCDPRRVFVTGLSSGGAMTSVLSDHGDGFPFLMRLTPFRRHRLAKAGVPVSVSAIR
- a CDS encoding type II toxin-antitoxin system RelE/ParE family toxin, whose product is MPIRSFKSKPLADLWSKGSTGRIDKRMHARILRRLDRLDVAASAEEMNLPGFDFHALRGFDPVRFTIHVNGPWCITFEFEDGDACRVDFEQYH